The Nicotiana tomentosiformis chromosome 9, ASM39032v3, whole genome shotgun sequence genome contains the following window.
GGGGTTTCCAATTGACCAGAATGACCATTATGATATCTTGTATCAGCTTCACAAGGGAACCTGCATTAGAGATGTGTTCAAAGAAGAAGAATTCATGGACACCAATGGTACCTTCTCTGCCTTTTTTAATTCTTATTTGTGTCACTTTTCCCTTTGGCTCATGTATCTATACCTGCCCGAGTTATCTGTTTATGTGGGTACATGCTTCTTGTGTTGTCACTATTGAatgtatactatattaaaagtacgaagacTTTAGCGTAATGTTGTTTGTTTTTTTTACccctttaaaatagagttcacactggacaaaatagtcatttgattttttccctaatatttaggactttgaaatggactaaaattttagtcattaaattttttcttatttacACTATGTAGGAAATCCTAAaatttagaactttaaaatcaATAAGATTTTACTGGACTTTGACACCATATATTATTTGACTTTCCATCTATTGATAATCCTAGCATtcttttaacttgatttcttcttGAGTGGTGCAAGTTCATACAACTCCACGTTCAAAAAGAATTGTTGCGATCTCTATGTTCTTTATAAAAGTTTTCTGCCATCAGTATTTGTCGAGTTCTGATTGTGTGATTACTAATGCATGATTAGGATAAGGGTACAAGTTTTAGCATTCTCACAAATTGAGTAAAATGTGGGTAAAGACTTTTTAATTGTTGGTAAACTATCAGACCCTGATTTTGTAAAATTAATATGAAATAAACGCACGCACTTAGCTAGGCCTCATGTAAAGTCGAACGACCTTTTTACCTTTCAATCAAATACTACTCTTATAACGTTTTTGTACAATGAAGCAATTACGGGAAAAAAACTGGAGGAAGAATAGTGGATTCGAAAAATTCTAAACATGATTAACATTTATTATTTTCAGGTTCTTGCAATTTTTTTTAGTAATTTTTATTTTGTAACACAAATACAACTTTTTAAgtatcattttattatttttacaaaaaaatattttctttgataTAGGGTACACGTGCAATGCGCGTACACTAAGACTAGTGTATATAAATGCACGAATAGATATGTATGTGCATGCATTATTCTCTTTGTGTTTGCCTATTTCTGTGCTTTACATTGTTTACAAATTCCAAAGACATCTTGCAACTGAAGCATAAATATGAACAGAAAATTATCAACCTAGAGTCTTCTACATGTAAGCAAAATTGGCGAGCCTCCACTTTATCCATCACCAAAAGTTTCTGGTAATATGATACAATTGAGAACTGTCCATCTTTGCCCGTCTCTCATCTCCACTTATCATGCATGGCATGCAATGTGTTCTGTTTGTAGATTAATTCTACTAAACTTTGGAGTTCACCCATCTCCAAATCTTGTAGATTCCTTCCGAATGTAAGATCCCAAATCAACGTCCTCCTTATGTATCCTTTGAGTCTGTTGCATTGTCAATTCTTTTTGGCTAGAAATTTTGTATAAATTGGAAAGACAAATCTCAAAACGTTCTCTCCTCATCACTTGTGTCACCAAAATCTAATTCTGTTTCCATCACCCACCTTGATATAATTTGGCTGTGGAACGCTTCCCATCCGTTCATAATACTCCTCCAAAGCTTGCACCCAAATGAAAATGTGATACTTCTAGTCCTTCACCCCCCATAAATGGTACCATACTTTTTGCAACCACCTCCTCCAAAGCTTGGACCCAAATGAAAATGTGATACTTCTAGTCCTTCaatccccctccccctcccaaaTAAATGGTACCATACTTTTTTGCAACCACCTCCTCCAAAAAGCATGTTCCTCTATCCCAAATTTCCATAACCATTTATCAAGTAAAGTTTATTGAACACCCTAAGGTCTTTCACTCCAAGTCCTCCCCACTTCCACGGGGACGTTATAGTCTTTCAACTCACTACGTGATATTTCTTGGTAAAGCTTCAGGACTCAATATTCATTAATAATCTTTAATTGTCTCCTTTTTAAGCTGTAAACACTAAACACCTATTTATAGTCTAGGATAACTAAGCAAACAAACCCATTAGGTTAATACCTGAAATGAGCCTTAAAACAATGAACTCCTAAATCCGGACCTGGTGCGTGTAGTTGAGGGCATGGTGTGCGGCCATACAACCTTCACGAATTAAATATGTGGTCCAATGAACTCCTAAATCCGTACCCTGGTGCATGTGGTTGTGGGCATAGTGTGCGGTCATCATACAACCTTCACGAATTCTGCACATCCTGAATTCTGAATTGCTGTGAGGTTGGTTTCCTATAGTGCGGTCGCACAACCTTTGCAAATTCTGCCATCTCCAAATCCTTCCTCAAACAGACTTAGTCTTCACTTGGGACCTTCCATTGGCATCCAATGCTCTCTTGGCATGATGTTTGGCGGGAACCCCTAGCCGTGCTCGTGTCGTTTATTGCTCTTGTGCTCCTGTTGTTGAGCATGAAGTTCAGTCATGCCTTAATGATGTTGGCAGTAGGTCGTGTTCACTGGATTCTCTCTCTTTGGTATTTTCAGAATCCTAGGTCAGTGCTTAAACTGTCTATATGACTTTCAGAATCCTTTGTCAGTTCATTCCATGTTTGGTTTCTGATGTCATTTAGGATGTTTTAGATCTTAAAAGACGGGGGCTTCTTACGGAGCTGATTTCTAGATTCATTGCAAATATTCAGTTTTAAGTTCTATTTCAAATCATTGAATGTCTTACCTCAGTCAGATTCAGTGATTATTTTCTTATACTAAATAAATCTATTCCTAATATTTTTAACTAATATACTCATTCATATTGTCTTCTTATTAATAAATCCCGTTTCCAGTTATATTCATCATGTAGTGTACACTTGAGCGCTTTGGTGCTTGCACCAAAATGCTACCTGATTGAAGACAAAACGTCCATCCTACACTGCACCTAGCTTCAGCTTTACATGTGTTTTTAACTACACTAAGCTAGTTACTCTTTGGCTCTTCTTTATTTGCTTGTAGTCTATCTACAAATTACTCGTTTTAAAGTATGAACGATGTGCATAACTCATCGTTTTGGAGTCATGAGTACCATCAAGGCTTATTTTCCGACACAATATACTGAACGAGTTTTGAGATATATGAAACATATTGTCATCTTAATTTATATgaactcttttcttttcttttttgtatatCTCTTGTTGATGTTTGTGCATGCTGAGATTTATCTTTTCATTGGAAGAGCATTTAGTCGACTTAGTAACTATGTTCAAGAGCTTTCTGTTCGAATATCTCTCCTCCTTGCAAAGCTGCATTCAGTGTTATTAAGATCTCTTTAAAGCTTCCACTTATGTAAATTTCTTTTGATGGTAGGAGGAACATCTCAGCATGACACCGGAATATGTGTGTCTACATACCATGGAGAGTCAATTCTTAACGAAAGATCATCACCACAAAagatgacttcaaattttgaccATCGCATCGAATCCCTTAAGCTTGAGGATGAGATTGATCAAACACTGCAGGCATTGAGGAAGTCTCAAGAATTTGAGTACAGACTTGCTGAGGAAAAGCTCTTTGCTCAAAAGAACTATATCATGAATCTATACGAACAGCTTGACAAGGAAAGATCAGATCTATCAAGCCATACATCAATGGTTGAAACAGATACCTTACTTGATGTTGTCCTGAAAAGAGTAGACCAAATAAAGAGAGAAATTTCGAAACTCAAGGACATGAAACAAGTGCAAAATGGATTTGGAACAACTTCGAAGCAAATACTCAAGGATTACTTTGGTCTAGAAACAGAATCGTCTTAAGCAAGCTCTGCCCTTTGTATCTACAACAAATACGCCCTGCCCTGATCATGTTATGCCAAAATTTTGTTCCGAGCCTCAGAGTTATTTCTTTGTAACAGTTGCGCTACTATTAGGCCCATGTATATTGTTTTTTCAGATAGAGGACATTACTATTAGTCCATATGTTAACATTTCCATAAAATCAGATTTATCTTGATCTTTCAAAATTAGAGTAGATTTTTGTTGCTGAGAAGGCGTGGGCGTAAGACGAGGCGTATGACCTGAGGCACGGAGCATAAGCtccatagatatttaatttttaatattttataaaataatataattacagtaaatatttataaatatgtaaaattgtataaaaaaatgaagaaaactatTTTATATGTAATAAATACtgtaatattttatatatatatatatatatatatatatatatatatatatagatagatagatagatagatagatagatatgcttcataatctattatacgctacttagaagcTCAAGTAACTTAAAACATGACATCTAATAATGTAACGGGAAAGGTGCATTCTAGGAAATGAGAAATGCTCCCAGGCACGCTTCCCGTGACTCTACTCTCCCTTCTTCTTCCTAAGACTACATCACCACCACCAAGAGCCAAGCTTTCTGCGTCCAAACCCCAGTGAAGTTAACCGGCAAACGAGCCCTCACGTGCGACCAACTCGCGTGCTTTTCCAGCGAGATCTCAGCCACGCGTCGGCGCGTGTGGCTTTTCCCGGcgacttttcaaacttttttcTTCAGACAGCCTCCTCGCGAGGATTTTTCGAGCCTCCCTGTTTcagtttcaccaaattccgacgtCTCTTTCTTTTTCCGGCCATTAAACATTAGATTCCGGCGGAATCAATCATTTCTTTCTTCTAAATCAGTATTCACCCACTGTGATTACTACCAAACCTCCCTTTTCACATAACCTAAGCAAAAGTTAGCACTAATATGGGAGAAAACAGGATATACTTCAATGCCGGCTTCAAATCTTTCGATATCACCAGATGGAATTCCAACAAAGACATATGGTTTGAATGGGTGGAGAGAAGTCGCAATATGATGAGACGCTCATCCATGGGCAGAAAGACAATGGAATGGATTTGCTACGTACTTAAAGAAGCATCGAAAGATCACAAGAATTTAGTAAAGAGATGGAAAAATAAGGACCAACTGACAGAATATTTCTGTACTAGGAAATTCAATGCCCATGGAAGGTATATAAGTATTTTGTCATTAAAGGGAGAAGGAAGATCAGTCATTATTATCCCAGAGTTGGCCTCGAATGCAGGCTGGAAAGACATAGCATTTAAGATAGAAAGATTCATTTATTATGCCCCCAAGCTGAATGTCACAGTACCACCCAGAAACACGGTGGATAACTACCCTTATGTCAAAGCAGTTAAGGAGATTAAATGGTAATCCAATACTTTCCGAGAGGCAAATGTCAGCACAAAAAAGAGATATCTCTATTTTGGAACCACCCAGAATTGAGGACACTGGTTTGCTGAAAAGATGCATTATTGGGTACTTTAGGAAGGAAATCACTGAGAGACCCTCATTACCAGACATAAGGTGATGGGCTACTGCTTCATGGAACAAAGCCTTTGGTGTCAACATGTATGAGATGACCGGTAACATGTTTCTATTCGAATTTCCGAATAGATACATGGCTGAGCAGATTCTTCAAGGAGAATGGAGATGGAAAAAGTTCAAGTTTCATCTGGAATCGTGGAACTACAATGTTGGCTGCAAACTCTCAATTAGTGGAAACCTGCTGGATTAGAGCCATGGGGATTCCCCTGCATCTGTGGTCACAAAAGATCTTCAAAGAAATAGGAGATCTCTGCGGGGGATGGATAGCTACTGAAGAAGAAACTGATCTCAAAAACCATCTCAAGTGGGCCAGAGTACAAATTGATGGTGATGGCAGAAAGATACCTAATGAGATCGTGATTGAAAGAGAAGGGATCAGATTTTTCATTCTAATATGGGCTGAAAAATAGGCAAGATTTGAACTTAAGTCGTCGGAAAACCTAGACAACGTCGGAGAATATAAAGAAACGAAACTCACAAGAGACCAGTGGACAAAGGAACCCTATAAGCAACTAATGGATAAAGTCAGTCAAACAGCTGTAGACGTGATGGGGGAGAACATGGGGTGTACTGTATTGCAAATTAAAAATAAGGAAAAGGCACGTGTGCAACACATGCAAGGTCCAAGTTTAAATACAACTGATCTAGGCCTTAATGATCCAAATACTGAGTTGAAATTAAAAGGGCCTGATTCTGCAGCCCAAGTCATTTTTAATGACCTTTTACGTGAGCCCACTGAATAAAAAAGAATGACGCCTTTTATTGAGGAACTGAGCAGCGCCTCTTGCTCGAAAATTCAAGAAACCAACGCTGGGGATCCAATTCTCATTGCAAACCTCGAAATTATGGCACATGCAATACCACACATGAACTGCGACCAGCCAGAATGTGTAGCAGAGACAAGAAAATCGGGACAGAAGGCAGGGGAGGATACTATATACATAAAAATGGGGGAAGATCAAGTTGATACTAGATTGGAGCACCAACAGCAGTTATGTCACCTCAATTCTGATCAAAATTGGGAGGTGGAGGAGGTTACTCCTCTCTCAGTACAACACCACAATTCAGTAATGGAAAAAGAGATGGATGCGACACTGTGGGTACATCAGAATATGATTAAATTGGGAAAAATATTTGGAGTAGACTTTCAAGGCCATGAAGAAGAAGCACTGGAGTTACTTATGCAAATTGACAGCTGTAGACAAGTCAGAAGATTGGAGACAGAGGTGGAGGTGAAGAAACAAAGGTTCAAAGGCTCACTGGAACTAAAAGATTTGGCCTCCTTTGATGTCAAATTTAAGAGTGATGGGAAAAGAAATAGGGGAAAAGATCTGTCTATTATTGCAATATGAAGATCAATTTAATAACATGGAATGTAAGGGGATTAAATGACAAGAAGAAAAGGGAGATCATAAAGAGTCAAGTACTCAATTGGAAGGCAGACATTATTTTCCTGCAGGAGACAAAATTGGAGGGGGAAATCAAGAAAATTGTCAGTCAAATTTGGGGTGGGAGATGGGTGAGGTATGCATGTTTAGAAGCTAGTAGCACGAGAGGGGGAATTTTGTTATTATGGGACTGCAGAGTATGGAAATGGGAGGTGTTACAGATTGGTGCATACACTTTGACATGCAAGTTCGAGGCTCTCTTACAGAACTTCCAATGTCATATAACAGGGGTATATGCGGGTATATGCTCCTAATTGCAGAATAGAAAGAAGAACAATATGGAGGGAAATTGGTGCAGTGAGGGGCCTGATGGAAGGCCCTTGGGCAGTTTGTGGTGACTTTAATGTCACAAGGTACCCCTCTGAAAAACGGGACTGCTCGAGGAGGGCCAGTGAGATGGTGGAATTCTCAAATTGTATAGAAGACATGGAGTTGATAGATCTTCAACTCGAAGGAGGCGCCTACACTTGGTTCAAAGGGGATAATCATATCACTGCTTCTAGAATTGACAGATTTCTAATTTTAGAAGAATGGGATGATAGCTTCAGAAATATCAAGAAAACTATCCAACAAAGGCTGATCTCTGACCATACCCATGTGGCCCTACGTTGTGGTGCTTGGGAGCAAGATAAATCATACTTTAGGTTTGAAAATTGGTGGCTGAATTCCGAAGGTTTTGATGACAGAATCAGGAATTGGTGGTCTTTTTTGAATTTTCAGGAAGACCAGACTATATTTTAGCTTGCAAACTAAAAGCTCTCAAAGGTAAGTTAAAAGAATGGAGCAGAAGTTGGAAGGGAAATCTGGGAATGCAAAAATCAAAACTGCTAAGTCAATTGACATGTTTTGCTGTAACACAACAATCAAGAGCTTTGACAGAGGAGGAATCAATTAGGAAGGCAGTTATCTTCATGGAATTTGAGGACCACCTCAAGAATGAATAAAGTGCATGGAGACAGAAATCAAGGGCCATGTGGCTCAAAGAAGGGGATAGAAATACAAAGTTTTTCCATCGTACTGCCAATGCACCCAAGAGATGCAACAATATTGACCAACTAGTGATTCAAGATGAAACAGTGGAGGAGCCAAACAGAATAAAGAATGAGATCATTGaattctacaagaagttatacaTAGAACCTGAAGAGTGGAGACCTGCAGCCAATTTCGATAATTGTCCCAAAATTTCAGAATTAGAGAAGGAGTCTCTACAAAGCAAATTTGAAGAGCAAGAGGTCCTGAGCTGCCTGAAGATGTGTGCAAGTGACAAGGCCCCAGGCCCTGATGGATACACAATGGGCTTTTTCATTAAGTATTGGGATATTTTGAAGAAGGACATCATTGAGGCTTTCAACAACTTTCATTCCCAGGAGATGTTTGAGAAAAGCTTCAATGCAACATACATAGCTTTGATTCCAAAGAAGCCGGGGGCCAAAGAATTGAGAGATTTCAGACTAATCAGTCTGATAGGGAGTTTCTACAAGCTGCTCTCAAAAGTCTTGATTGAAAGACTTAAGAGGGTGGTAGGCAAACTAGTAAATGCTCAACAAATGGCTTTTATCAAAGGAAGACAAATAATGGATGCAGTGTTGATTGCTAATGAAGCTGTGGATTCAAGAATCAAACAGAAAAAATCAGGAATTCTATGTAAACTAGATATTGAGAAGGCTTATGATCATGTCAACTGGAGTTTTCTGCTGAAAATGTTAGAACAAAGGGGTTTTGGACAGAAATGGGTCAATTGGATGAAATTCTGTATCTCTATTGTTAGATTCTCCATTCTCATAAATGGATCTCCTGAAGGCTTCTTCCCTGCTTATAGAGGTATAAGACAAGCTGATCCCTTATCTCCCTTCCTTTTCATTATAGCCATGGAAGGCCTGAACAACATGATTAAGACAGCTAAAGTCAATTTATGGGTTAAAGGTTTTGAGGTTGACAGGAATGGATCAAACAGTCTAGAGATCACACATCTCCAATATACTGATGATACTCTAGTATTTTGTGATGCTGAAGAGGAGAAACTGAGGTTTTTGAGGATTATCTTGGTTCTGTTTGAGGGAATCTCAGGAATCCACATCAACTGGAAAGAGAGCCATATCTATCCCATTAATGAAGTTTATAATATGTAGCAACTGACTTTTGTACTGGGAGGAGAGTTAGGGTCTCTACCTACTACATACCTTGGGATGCCGTTGGGTGCAAGATCTAAATCCAAAGAGATTTGGAACTCAGTTATTGAAAAATGCGAGAAGAAGATGTCAAGGTGGAAAACACAATATCTATCAATAGGGGGAAGGCTAGTCTTAATCAACTCAGTATTAGACTCACTTCCTACCTACATGATGTCTTTGTTCCCAATTCCAGCCGGAGTTATACAGAGATTAGACAAACTCAGAAGATCATTCCTTTGGCAGAGGAATAAGGGAAAAAAGGTCTTCCATTTGGTCAAATGGAAATCCCTCGCAGTGGCGAAAATGCAAGGTGGTCTGGGAATCAGAAACTTGAAGAATCAAAGCAAGGCTCTCAAAATGAAATGGCTATAGAAGATACTCTCAAGAATCCCAAAACTTATGGAGCAAAGTGATCAAAGCTAAGTATGGTGAGAAAAATAACTGGGTGTCAAAGAAAGTCAGCACATCATATGGAGTTAGTGTGTGGAAATCCATCAGGGCACTTTGGCCCACAATGAAGAATCACACTTTCATTAGAGTGAATAATGGAAGGAAAACATCATTCTGGAATGATAACTGGTTGGGACATAGATGTCTAAAGTAACTTTACCCTGATATGTTTGGTTTGGCACAAAACCAACAGAAGACAGTAGCTAAAATGTGGACGGCTCAAGGATGGGAACTCACCCTAAGAAGACTGTTATATTATTGGGAGATAGCAAGATTAACTGACCTCTACAACAAGTTGGAAGCATTCAAAGGAATACAGGAAGGGGTGGACTCACTTTGGTGGCAGAGGCACAATAGATGGGTCTATCAGGTGAAGGCAGCATATAAGATTTTGAATCAAAGTGATttacagataaatgattggccatggAAGCATATATGGAGAACCAAGATTCCCTATAAGGTAGCTTGTTTTACTTGGCTACTAGCAAATGAGGTTGTCTTAACCCAGGATAATCTCATAAAGAGAGAAATCTCTTTGTGTTCAAGATGCTTTCTATGTGGGGAAAATGTGGAGACAGTTAGCCATCTATTTATACACTGCAAGATAACAGACCAACTATGAAAATTTTTTATTAGTCTAAGGGGTATTTCATGGACAATGCCCTACAGGATTACAGAAGTCCTTTTTAGTTGGGAAGAAGCTGGAGCTGAAGCAACTAACAGAGATAAATGGAGGACTGTTCCAGCATGCATCTGGTGGACAATTTGGAAAGAAAGGAATGCTAGATGTTTTGAAGACAGAAGCAACTCAGTGCAGAAGATCAAACTCAAttgtattcttttttttttcttttggtgtaAACAGATTTACACAGAAGATACACTATCAATCCTAGACATACTAGGATCTTGCTAGGACTGCACACTAGCACATCCAGCTAGCATTTATCTGTAAATATGATTCCCAGTACAATCAATGTACTGACTTTATTAATATATACTAACGTTatcaattcaaaaaaaaaagaagctcaagtaacttgagtcgaaaaaaataaagttttctacattgaggaacaaaaatgatgactaaccttcaatttgaactttgaacttgctgctacgaAGGACAACGAAGTTctttttgtatttgtaaaaaaaattaaatattcgttgcttttgggagatataaGCAGACTAgcagacaagataaagaattgagaAAGACCATGCAttggggcttcaatcaataaaaaaaggtcttgacttttaaatttaatacatcccagttcctttttaaaactttgagtaattaccaagctgaattttgaaattctgggtattatatgaaggactttttccacaaattttattttaatttgaaataaTCTCTGGGACTTACGCCTCACTAAATAAACTCGCCtcaaacgcccgggcgtacgtcTCTTGAGACTTTCGACCAGTGGCGGACGCACATGGTGaaaagcgggttcaactgaacccgcttcgtcaaaaaataatattgtgtatatgtataaattacgaTCAAAATtgcgtaaattttgtataaatattttatttgaactcacttgacaactactattttacgactaaagttatgtacttctaagattgaacctgCTTGTACAAAATCTTGGTTCTGCCACtgctttcgccccacaccatcccGGGGCATTTTTGGCGCGCCTCACCCCAgggctcgccccgaaaacgcctCTTAACACTGGTGAGAAGATCATAAAATGAATAAGTTAACTGATTTAACAAAATATTAATTTCTGTCAAAAGAAAGGCGCTAGTCAGGAATTATATGCAAGGCAGAAACCTGTAATGTATTTAGTGGGGTGAATGTTTTAGCATTAGATCAATGGAAGAGCTACAATCCATCCTGAGCAACAACAGATAACAGATTGTACTTGAATAAATAGGAATTACTACTAGGTAAGGGTAAATTATTAATTAATGGTAGACTTGAATAGAAGAATCCAATGCTTAGTCCTTTCTTCATATTTTCCAAACAAACATTTCTGATATTACTTGAAATGTTAATGTCTCTGTTCAGTTTTACTTATTTATtatatcaaaatatatttttatttttacttgtccattttagtaaatcaagaaaaaaatattttttttatgttttatcttTATCATTAATTATTCATCCTCCAAATCATTTTCCAAGACTTTGAAATGCTATCGCTATTATAGTGAAAAAAtatacttcatttattatttctttaagGAAGTGCAAAATTCATTGTGTGGACAACATGGCGGCCTCTAATGATCTAGCTACTAAGGCTTGTGCCTTAGGCCCCAAATTTGGGAGGGCCCCATCTTTTAGAAATAATCGGTTTATAGGTATTTATAtgaaatgaaatataataaagtaaataaaGTAATCGTTTGACTTACTTAAAATTTGGTAGTATGAATATTTTTCTAACATGTGGATCGAAATTAGTTTGTCAAGGAAAATAATACAAGTAGAAGATACTATATGCTCATCCAAATAAAAAGGCTTGAttcttttttaaatatttatattgctTTTAGAATAGTATTAACAGTTCCTATAATAGTTGCATcaatgaaaataatatttttaaatttaaaactgATAAAACCTTAGCAAAGATCAACAATATCTCAAGAAAGATTAAAGGGGTTCGCTATATTATTAATTAAAAAGAAATTATTGAAAGAAATcgattataatttttttaataattttgcaTCTCAAAAATTTAGAATGGTAaacattaaataaaaatatatatatatatatatattataatctTGAAAAAGAATTAGGCCTCATATTAAATTTTAGCTAAAGGTCACACATGTGTTTGAGCCGCCCTTGGTGGACAAGTAAAAAGTGAACGGACTGAGTATTCTTTTATATGAAAATTTAGGTGTTAGGGACAAAAggacccaaaaaaaaaagagtagCTGGACATGAATTTTAACTTGGATAAAATTgacaaaatatgaataaaaattattatttcacTTGATTTACTCTTGAttgtttttataaaatatttcacCAATATTTCAGATACTGAAATTCAACATTTTCAAATACTAATTGTCAAATCATTATGCAAATATTGGAGTTCAATATTTGCAAATCACCAGAGAAGTTGCCGGAGAAAAAAGAATCGATTTTCTGAGATTCGAAATTGGGTTAAATCAGTAGTAAAGAATTTGATTTTCCTATTATTAATTCAGATTCTTCGAACCAATCAATTAGGCTCCAACCATTTGAAGTGAAAAATGTCTCTCCGATAAAGTGATGGTTTCTTTGTGAAGCTGGGAAAGATAGGAAATGAATTTCTGTTGTCAGATGGGTGGAGTTTGATTTGATCTGAGAGTGGTGAATTTTGGAAGTCTCTTA
Protein-coding sequences here:
- the LOC138898711 gene encoding uncharacterized protein, with product MRVYAPNCRIERRTIWREIGAVRGLMEGPWAVCGDFNVTRYPSEKRDCSRRASEMVEFSNCIEDMELIDLQLEGGAYTWFKGDNHITASRIDRFLILEEWDDSFRNIKKTIQQRLISDHTHVALRCGAWEQDKSYFRFENWWLNSEGRPDYILACKLKALKGKLKEWSRSWKGNLGMQKSKLLSQLTCFAVTQQSRALTEEESIRKAVIFMEFEDHLKNE